A window of Christiangramia forsetii KT0803 contains these coding sequences:
- a CDS encoding IS110 family transposase yields the protein MKNYQEVIGIDVSKSKLDAYGHNRGSHREFSNDVLGYKALLKWANGKKQKVFFCFENTGHYSLKLALYLSSKKQVYVQENPVVIKRSSGVIREKNDVVDAMMIARYGWLHREELSPSELKDNELLEVGRLLALRDQLVRSRTGLKNTHSELKKLLNSSSTDTCCKTLVSSITHLTSQINKIEKQLKTVIKDSEHLSQNYKLVTSLKGVGLIVGAQLLYHTNNFKRFQTWRQFSSYCGTAPFGHSSGSSIHKKRKCHPMGDRQMKSLLSMAACTAIQYDSELRQYYKKKREEGKLKMIALNNVRNKLLSRVFAVVKRRTPYVELHKFAA from the coding sequence ATGAAAAATTACCAAGAAGTAATCGGAATTGATGTTTCAAAAAGCAAGTTAGATGCTTATGGGCACAATCGTGGTTCCCACCGTGAATTCAGTAATGATGTGTTAGGTTATAAAGCCTTGCTTAAATGGGCTAACGGTAAGAAACAAAAAGTGTTTTTCTGTTTTGAAAATACCGGTCATTATTCGTTAAAGTTAGCATTGTATTTATCTTCAAAGAAGCAGGTATATGTGCAAGAAAACCCTGTAGTAATCAAACGCTCTTCCGGAGTGATCAGAGAGAAGAATGATGTGGTAGATGCGATGATGATCGCCCGGTATGGCTGGCTTCATCGCGAGGAACTTTCTCCAAGTGAATTGAAAGATAATGAACTATTGGAAGTAGGCAGATTGCTGGCTTTACGGGATCAGCTGGTCCGTAGTCGTACGGGTTTAAAAAACACACACTCAGAGTTAAAGAAATTGCTAAACAGCAGTTCAACGGACACCTGTTGCAAGACGCTCGTAAGCTCTATTACCCATCTAACATCTCAAATAAATAAAATTGAGAAGCAACTAAAAACCGTTATAAAGGACTCTGAACACTTATCACAGAATTATAAGCTAGTGACCTCTTTAAAAGGTGTAGGCCTGATAGTAGGTGCCCAATTGCTGTATCATACTAATAACTTTAAACGTTTTCAGACCTGGAGACAATTCTCCAGTTATTGCGGAACGGCTCCCTTTGGTCATAGTTCGGGAAGTAGTATTCATAAAAAGCGAAAATGCCACCCGATGGGAGATCGCCAAATGAAGAGCCTGCTTAGCATGGCGGCCTGTACAGCCATTCAATATGACAGTGAATTACGGCAGTATTATAAAAAAAAGCGAGAAGAAGGTAAACTTAAGATGATTGCGCTGAACAATGTTCGTAACAAGCTTTTATCCAGGGTGTTTGCGGTAGTAAAAAGAAGAACCCCATATGTGGAACTACACAAATTTGCTGCCTGA
- a CDS encoding DUF4238 domain-containing protein, which translates to MPDLKKRQHYVWKNYLKPWSTNDKICCLRNGKEIITSLRNIGQTRYFYKAEKLSEKDLNFLKGFIKNANPKRQEGLLKILDLYIKFSEGDEYSVKCGIEDLHCIIETRGIKLLNKLYEEDLSFFENEKDRRTFSFYLSAQFTRTKKMRENVSKISFNTPDLDNDKLARVFHLFFIEIKSFWIFHKTKLQLLINNSEVDFITGDQPIINALGNTEYDKEHEGYDLYYPISPKYAIYVSEKYEGKKEVLENEVKKFNKLIVAHSEEQIYSKEMSTLLSIN; encoded by the coding sequence ATGCCCGACTTAAAAAAACGACAACATTACGTTTGGAAAAATTATTTAAAGCCCTGGTCCACTAATGATAAGATTTGTTGCTTAAGAAATGGAAAAGAAATAATTACTTCTCTCCGAAATATCGGTCAAACTAGATACTTCTATAAAGCTGAAAAATTATCTGAGAAAGATTTAAACTTTCTTAAAGGGTTTATTAAAAATGCCAACCCAAAGCGCCAAGAAGGACTTTTAAAAATATTGGATCTTTATATAAAATTTTCCGAAGGAGATGAATATTCTGTAAAATGTGGAATTGAAGATTTACATTGTATAATTGAAACAAGAGGAATCAAATTATTAAATAAGTTATATGAAGAAGACCTATCATTCTTTGAAAACGAAAAGGATAGGAGAACATTTAGTTTTTATTTAAGTGCTCAGTTTACAAGAACTAAAAAGATGAGGGAAAACGTATCGAAAATATCGTTCAATACTCCAGATCTTGATAATGATAAATTAGCAAGAGTATTTCACCTATTCTTCATTGAAATAAAAAGTTTCTGGATTTTTCATAAAACTAAGCTTCAACTCTTAATAAATAACAGTGAAGTAGATTTTATAACGGGAGATCAACCAATTATTAATGCACTAGGTAATACAGAATATGATAAAGAGCATGAAGGTTATGATTTATATTATCCAATCTCTCCAAAATATGCTATTTACGTTAGTGAAAAGTACGAGGGGAAAAAGGAAGTTTTAGAAAATGAAGTTAAGAAGTTCAATAAACTAATTGTGGCTCATTCAGAAGAACAGATTTATTCCAAAGAAATGTCGACATTATTAAGCATTAACTAA
- a CDS encoding carboxypeptidase-like regulatory domain-containing protein, producing MKTKFFLLFFLVIQQSFSQNRLEGIVLDQETRKPIEYVDIYNDKDYTSTNEEGKFLFVSKEDSLKIGILGYEQKFTTFQLQKNDTILLRKKIQDLDEVVINSDSNLFKSVLKKLDKNYPLEEYKEKFFLRSVLKRNDKIIKLVDFSGKIERKTLFSTKSNPMPKKNYFVEIENLRKAGIKEENIEFTLSSFEELFNSFITIYMSPEIYDFKLIPFKDSKFVKLEFHPNSSKKGNSSGYYLVNLEDKAFNEVHISNSQKTDYIDKKELKYRTTNYDVNITFKKDPGSKKYFIDKASMSATVEVVPDKADKIIYTVNYKLYTFDNFQDFEIKSNINLSKDIFDLKESYDQSFWESQNYLLLTKEMQEFLSSLNNENNDFKSATNIKS from the coding sequence ATGAAAACAAAATTTTTCTTATTATTTTTTCTGGTTATTCAACAATCATTTTCACAAAATAGATTGGAGGGAATCGTGTTGGATCAAGAAACAAGGAAGCCGATTGAATATGTAGATATTTACAACGATAAAGATTATACTTCTACCAACGAAGAAGGAAAATTTTTATTCGTTTCAAAAGAAGATTCATTGAAAATTGGCATTTTAGGATATGAACAAAAATTTACAACTTTTCAACTGCAAAAAAATGATACAATTTTATTGAGGAAAAAAATTCAGGATCTTGATGAAGTTGTAATCAATTCAGATTCTAACCTCTTTAAATCAGTATTAAAAAAATTAGATAAAAACTATCCTTTAGAAGAATATAAAGAAAAGTTTTTCTTGAGAAGTGTGCTTAAACGAAATGATAAAATAATAAAATTAGTAGATTTCAGTGGAAAAATAGAGAGAAAAACCCTATTCTCCACAAAGAGCAATCCAATGCCAAAAAAGAACTATTTCGTAGAAATAGAAAACTTAAGAAAAGCTGGAATTAAGGAAGAAAATATAGAATTTACACTTTCATCATTTGAGGAACTTTTTAATAGTTTCATTACAATATATATGAGTCCTGAGATTTATGATTTTAAACTTATTCCTTTTAAAGACTCAAAATTTGTAAAACTTGAATTCCATCCAAATAGTTCAAAAAAGGGAAATTCATCTGGATATTATTTAGTTAATTTAGAAGATAAAGCATTTAATGAAGTCCACATATCTAATTCTCAAAAGACAGATTACATTGATAAAAAAGAATTAAAATACCGGACTACCAACTATGATGTAAACATCACATTTAAAAAAGATCCAGGTTCAAAAAAATATTTTATAGATAAAGCTAGTATGTCTGCAACTGTAGAAGTTGTTCCTGACAAAGCAGATAAAATAATTTATACGGTAAACTACAAATTATACACTTTTGATAATTTTCAAGATTTTGAAATAAAAAGTAATATCAATCTATCCAAAGATATTTTTGATCTAAAAGAAAGTTACGATCAATCATTTTGGGAGTCTCAAAATTATCTGCTTTTAACAAAAGAAATGCAAGAGTTTTTGAGCAGTTTGAATAATGAAAACAATGATTTTAAGAGTGCTACCAACATTAAATCGTAA
- a CDS encoding helix-turn-helix domain-containing protein, which produces MKLLKTEEIVNEIKKKKITAYQIASETDLSEVGINKILNGQVKKPRKSTIKILSNYLNSSDNEKNSTPKTDLIDKRFEEIVAFKVKEIIQSDINELNQEINQLQQKVDNLISINSKLLLEISLKNGK; this is translated from the coding sequence ATGAAATTATTAAAAACTGAAGAAATCGTAAACGAGATTAAAAAGAAAAAAATAACTGCATATCAGATTGCTTCAGAGACCGATTTAAGTGAAGTAGGAATAAATAAAATATTAAACGGACAAGTAAAAAAGCCCCGAAAATCAACTATCAAAATTTTAAGTAATTATCTAAACTCTTCGGATAACGAGAAAAATTCCACGCCAAAAACAGACCTAATAGATAAAAGATTTGAAGAAATCGTGGCTTTTAAAGTTAAAGAAATAATTCAGTCAGATATAAATGAACTTAATCAAGAAATAAATCAACTTCAACAAAAAGTTGATAATCTGATTTCTATTAATTCCAAATTACTTCTAGAAATTTCTCTTAAAAATGGAAAATAA
- a CDS encoding helix-turn-helix domain-containing protein: protein MEIGSAVKILRKSRGMTQKELADLCDISVNALSQIEINSSFPQKQTIHKICKALEYPVSYLLFFSISEEDIPKEKKVVFNSLNSAIKSVLIDEQN, encoded by the coding sequence ATGGAAATAGGAAGTGCTGTTAAGATTTTAAGAAAGAGTAGAGGAATGACTCAAAAGGAATTGGCTGATTTATGTGATATTTCAGTCAATGCCTTGAGTCAAATAGAAATCAATTCTTCATTTCCTCAGAAGCAAACTATTCACAAAATCTGTAAAGCTTTGGAGTATCCCGTTTCTTATCTTCTCTTTTTCTCTATTAGTGAAGAGGATATTCCTAAAGAGAAAAAAGTCGTTTTTAATAGTCTTAATTCAGCAATTAAATCTGTTCTCATTGATGAGCAGAATTAA
- a CDS encoding putative phage abortive infection protein: MKKILEKTFLIIIGTFAFFGLISFFTIILNKAYLKNHELVIDTKLASEFGDFFGGFIGTIFSIISVLLLIYTIYKQDFNSKKIEIETNFFRMLDYHNQNVNQLKIPNVFTHKKSQISEGRRGFVEFKIQFHYLLEIIRKINSTKNFNLREREIVDIAYIIFYYGLQGSWIDFIEKKLDKYENYQSITFSISQEILQQPEKDLKRTNQTNLSTYFRNMFNAIKMVDESKYLSHREKKNLIKIYRAQLSNPELYILFFNVLSRFGKKWISNNYIEKYELFKNIPHNYCDGYEPKRFFKGNYEEDYY; this comes from the coding sequence ATGAAAAAGATTTTAGAGAAAACGTTTTTAATAATAATTGGAACTTTTGCATTCTTTGGACTGATAAGTTTCTTCACGATAATTCTGAATAAAGCCTATCTAAAAAATCATGAGTTAGTTATTGATACAAAACTAGCTTCAGAATTTGGTGACTTTTTTGGAGGTTTTATTGGTACAATTTTCAGTATTATCAGTGTACTACTTTTGATTTACACAATTTATAAGCAAGATTTCAATTCAAAGAAAATTGAAATTGAGACAAATTTTTTTAGAATGCTTGATTATCACAATCAAAATGTAAATCAACTAAAAATACCAAACGTATTTACTCACAAAAAAAGTCAAATATCGGAAGGAAGAAGAGGATTTGTAGAATTTAAAATTCAATTTCACTATCTACTTGAAATTATTCGAAAAATCAATAGTACTAAAAATTTTAATTTAAGGGAAAGAGAAATCGTTGATATTGCCTACATAATTTTCTACTATGGATTACAAGGATCTTGGATAGATTTTATAGAAAAAAAGTTAGATAAGTATGAAAATTATCAATCTATAACATTTTCAATTAGCCAGGAAATTTTACAGCAACCTGAAAAGGACTTAAAAAGAACAAATCAAACGAACTTAAGTACATATTTTCGAAATATGTTTAATGCTATAAAAATGGTGGATGAAAGTAAATATTTGAGTCACCGAGAAAAGAAAAACTTGATCAAGATATATAGAGCTCAACTTTCAAACCCGGAATTATATATTTTATTCTTTAATGTGCTTTCAAGATTTGGGAAAAAATGGATTTCCAATAATTACATCGAGAAATATGAGTTGTTCAAAAATATCCCACATAATTATTGTGATGGGTATGAACCAAAAAGATTTTTTAAAGGTAATTATGAAGAAGATTATTACTAA
- a CDS encoding transposase translates to MTRRKFTSKFKTKVVLESLKERQTTQELAQKFEITPQQISTWKREFLKDADAVFSKGSKSKKSEEEEKKDQLLKVIGELKVENDFLKNALR, encoded by the coding sequence ATGACACGAAGAAAATTCACCTCAAAGTTCAAAACGAAAGTAGTCCTTGAATCGCTAAAAGAGCGTCAAACGACTCAGGAACTCGCACAAAAATTTGAAATCACTCCGCAACAAATCAGTACCTGGAAACGAGAATTTTTAAAAGATGCTGATGCGGTCTTTTCTAAAGGAAGTAAGTCTAAGAAATCAGAAGAAGAGGAAAAGAAAGACCAACTCCTTAAAGTAATTGGGGAGCTAAAAGTGGAAAATGATTTTTTAAAAAACGCCTTGCGATAA
- a CDS encoding IS3 family transposase codes for MKPLKERRTMISKDHSKLSLQRQCRLLQIHRSGIYYKPRGESTLNLELMRLMDEHYTDHPFKGARRMHTWLTMDKGYTINKKRIERLYSRVMGLQAIMPGKHTSRRNKEHKVYPYLLRNLKVDRPNQVWAIDITYIPMRKGFMYLVAIIDLHSRYVLNWSVSNSMDAQWCKETLEEAIDVHGKPEILNTDQGSQFTSEVFTHSVLSKNIKLSMDGKGRAIDNVFIERLWRSVKYESIYLNPPESGVDLYKQLENYFDFYNHRRRHQGIENEIPLNRYLEQERKAA; via the coding sequence ATAAAACCTTTAAAGGAGCGTAGAACAATGATAAGCAAGGATCATTCAAAACTCAGCCTACAGCGACAATGCAGGCTATTGCAAATCCACCGCAGCGGAATTTATTATAAACCCCGCGGAGAAAGCACGCTCAATTTAGAACTGATGCGCCTGATGGATGAACATTATACCGATCATCCCTTTAAAGGTGCCAGGCGGATGCATACCTGGCTTACGATGGATAAAGGATATACGATCAATAAAAAACGTATTGAGCGTTTATATTCCAGAGTGATGGGGCTTCAGGCCATTATGCCTGGGAAGCATACCTCCAGACGCAATAAAGAACATAAGGTATATCCTTACTTGTTGCGGAACTTGAAGGTAGATCGTCCCAATCAAGTTTGGGCAATCGATATTACTTACATACCGATGCGGAAAGGTTTTATGTACCTGGTAGCGATCATCGACCTGCATAGCCGCTATGTACTCAACTGGTCGGTATCCAATTCCATGGATGCCCAGTGGTGTAAAGAAACTTTAGAAGAAGCCATTGACGTACATGGCAAGCCTGAGATACTCAATACTGATCAGGGAAGTCAGTTCACCTCGGAGGTTTTTACTCATAGTGTACTCTCTAAGAACATTAAACTCAGTATGGATGGCAAAGGAAGGGCTATAGATAATGTGTTTATAGAACGCCTCTGGAGAAGTGTGAAATATGAAAGCATCTATCTCAATCCGCCAGAATCTGGAGTAGATCTTTACAAACAACTAGAAAACTATTTTGATTTTTATAACCATCGAAGAAGACATCAGGGAATAGAAAATGAAATACCCCTTAACCGATATTTAGAACAAGAAAGAAAAGCTGCCTAA
- a CDS encoding phospholipase D family protein — MSKFLNTTGVSYHLEELIKNTTDRLILISPYLQFHNRIKDHIHNLNIQKKDIRIVYRESKLQLEESNWLETQIGVRTSVCSTLHAKCYLNESEAIVTSMNLYSFSQQNNDEMGIYVSKEKDPELYNDIYTEAQRLLTISEEIRVTVKKVDKQAEDKVREDKKPNKQTNDFSNSKYLTTKELSKITGLSSRKVNSILVEKEMMYKKDDDWYYTKKGNEFGAEQKEGAYGKFIVWPEEITDSILK, encoded by the coding sequence ATGTCAAAATTTCTGAACACTACAGGTGTTTCTTATCATCTTGAAGAATTAATTAAAAACACAACAGATCGTTTAATCTTAATAAGTCCATATTTACAATTTCATAATAGAATAAAAGATCATATTCATAATCTTAATATTCAAAAGAAAGATATCAGAATTGTTTATAGAGAAAGTAAACTACAATTAGAGGAAAGTAATTGGTTAGAAACTCAGATCGGAGTAAGAACAAGTGTTTGTTCTACTTTACACGCAAAATGTTATTTAAATGAAAGCGAAGCTATTGTAACATCAATGAATTTATATTCTTTTTCCCAACAGAATAATGATGAAATGGGAATTTATGTATCAAAAGAAAAAGATCCTGAGTTATATAATGATATTTATACAGAAGCTCAAAGATTACTAACGATTAGCGAAGAAATTCGAGTTACAGTTAAAAAAGTTGATAAGCAAGCCGAGGATAAAGTAAGAGAAGATAAAAAACCAAATAAACAAACTAATGATTTCTCTAACTCAAAATACTTAACGACTAAAGAGCTTTCTAAAATAACAGGATTGAGTAGTCGAAAAGTCAATTCCATATTGGTGGAAAAAGAAATGATGTATAAAAAAGATGATGATTGGTATTACACCAAAAAGGGAAATGAGTTCGGTGCAGAGCAAAAAGAAGGTGCTTATGGTAAGTTTATTGTTTGGCCAGAGGAGATAACAGATAGTATTCTTAAATAA
- a CDS encoding erythromycin esterase family protein, producing MKNILSIFILILPFLLFSQKQETLNWIKNNSIEIEDAHPDSELRIFEENTPNKFSRAKIYGFGEASHNTKEFFDLKAKFFKYLVKKEGVKTFIMEESYQAESGINEWISGGKGNIKTIAENFNIGFWHTKEIVNLLQWMREYNKGKSKEEQIQFYGMDIQIGKKLNQEIREFVDSNKISIDEKLLAVADSTANKKIEYGKKETWWQIQLPKLNELKHQILKSNLESETYENVLRSLDYLISYTEYASLVKEEYPKSTEFRDSKMFENVKYIVENLSKNKKVFIWAHNEHINKKEMYSTGSNIINLGRNLKDHYNDDYYAVGFDFGIGKINGLVTDNKRGNYWKTYEIEKPVRKTYAKTLMSVDKDIYFIQFDKNLEFFNEKSKHLLIGGGGYKPKPLHRILINKVYVETYDALIFVKKISVPDYNLN from the coding sequence ATGAAAAACATACTTTCAATCTTCATACTTATTTTACCATTTCTTTTATTTTCTCAAAAACAAGAAACATTAAATTGGATTAAGAATAATTCTATTGAAATTGAAGATGCACATCCAGATTCTGAATTAAGAATTTTTGAGGAAAACACCCCTAATAAATTTTCCAGAGCCAAGATTTATGGATTTGGAGAAGCATCACATAACACAAAAGAATTTTTTGACTTAAAAGCCAAGTTCTTCAAATATTTAGTGAAAAAAGAAGGTGTAAAAACGTTTATAATGGAAGAATCTTACCAAGCTGAATCTGGAATAAATGAATGGATAAGTGGGGGAAAAGGAAATATTAAGACGATTGCAGAAAATTTTAATATTGGTTTTTGGCATACTAAAGAAATTGTAAATCTTCTACAATGGATGAGAGAATACAATAAAGGCAAATCCAAAGAAGAGCAAATTCAGTTTTATGGTATGGATATTCAAATAGGCAAAAAACTTAATCAAGAGATACGAGAATTTGTTGATAGCAATAAAATTTCAATAGACGAAAAGCTTTTAGCTGTTGCCGATAGTACTGCAAATAAGAAAATAGAATATGGTAAAAAAGAAACTTGGTGGCAAATTCAACTTCCAAAATTAAACGAACTTAAACATCAAATACTTAAATCAAACTTAGAAAGTGAGACTTATGAAAATGTCCTAAGAAGTTTAGATTACTTAATAAGTTATACGGAATATGCTTCCTTAGTTAAAGAAGAATATCCTAAGAGCACAGAATTCAGAGATTCAAAAATGTTCGAAAATGTAAAGTATATAGTAGAAAACCTATCTAAAAACAAAAAAGTATTTATATGGGCTCATAACGAACACATTAATAAAAAAGAAATGTACAGTACGGGTAGTAATATTATTAACCTGGGCCGTAATTTAAAAGATCATTATAATGACGATTATTACGCAGTAGGATTCGATTTTGGAATTGGAAAAATAAACGGTTTAGTAACTGATAATAAGAGGGGGAATTATTGGAAAACTTACGAAATAGAAAAGCCGGTTAGAAAAACTTATGCAAAAACCTTAATGTCTGTAGACAAAGATATCTATTTTATTCAATTCGACAAAAATTTAGAATTCTTCAACGAAAAGTCAAAGCATTTGCTAATTGGTGGTGGGGGATATAAACCAAAACCTTTGCATAGAATTTTAATTAATAAAGTATATGTAGAAACGTATGATGCATTAATTTTTGTAAAAAAAATTTCAGTGCCAGATTACAATTTAAATTGA
- a CDS encoding DUF2268 domain-containing putative Zn-dependent protease (predicted Zn-dependent protease with a strongly conserved HExxH motif) yields the protein MNKKLLLIIILIGLNSCAQVKKSELNYKIITTDIDNFWNAYDALEGSQDSIQTFQNLYIDKASPEFEKFLELRNFTAKQYVNWIKGAPEFWKTIRPLTLEVKNKKKEIDSIYFKMDEYYPNFKAPNICFAISPIQSGGTTDKGLILIGTEIATVNPQKVEISEINGFMKKVFENSTGDIKSLVAHELVHTQQPNGDNENESLLSQAITEGSADFIATLLLEKQSMNAAIFRYGQKNEEKLWLEFKYDVETEKTFEETDWFYNYNSKRPADLGYYIGYKIAESYYENSDNKKEAIKDIINMNEPKEFLEKSSYDKSF from the coding sequence ATGAATAAAAAGCTTCTTCTGATAATAATACTAATTGGATTAAATTCCTGTGCGCAGGTAAAAAAATCTGAATTAAACTATAAAATAATAACTACTGATATTGATAACTTTTGGAATGCGTATGATGCTTTAGAAGGAAGTCAAGATAGCATTCAAACTTTTCAAAATCTTTATATTGACAAAGCAAGCCCCGAATTTGAAAAATTCTTAGAATTAAGAAATTTCACCGCAAAACAATATGTTAATTGGATAAAAGGAGCACCAGAATTTTGGAAAACGATTAGACCTCTCACATTAGAAGTTAAGAATAAAAAGAAAGAAATTGATTCTATTTACTTTAAAATGGATGAATACTATCCTAATTTTAAAGCACCAAATATTTGTTTCGCTATTTCTCCAATTCAATCTGGTGGTACAACAGATAAAGGTTTGATTTTAATAGGAACTGAAATTGCTACAGTGAATCCTCAAAAAGTAGAAATTTCAGAAATAAATGGATTTATGAAAAAGGTTTTTGAAAATAGTACCGGAGATATCAAATCTTTAGTTGCTCACGAATTAGTGCATACTCAACAACCAAATGGCGATAATGAAAATGAATCTCTTTTATCTCAAGCAATAACAGAAGGTTCAGCTGATTTTATTGCCACTCTATTATTAGAAAAACAATCTATGAATGCAGCAATATTTAGATATGGACAGAAAAACGAAGAAAAATTATGGTTAGAATTTAAGTATGATGTGGAAACTGAAAAAACTTTTGAAGAAACAGATTGGTTTTATAATTACAACTCTAAACGTCCAGCCGATTTAGGCTATTATATTGGATATAAAATAGCCGAATCTTATTACGAAAATTCTGATAATAAAAAAGAAGCTATCAAAGACATTATAAATATGAATGAGCCTAAAGAATTTTTAGAAAAGAGTTCTTATGATAAATCTTTCTAA
- a CDS encoding helix-turn-helix domain-containing protein, translated as MNIKPIRNEEDYQNALQRLDEIFDAKKGTEEGDELEILIILVDNYENEHFPIGMPDPIEAIKFRMEQMGMKQKDLAEVFGFKSRVSEILNKKRKLTLEMVRKLNTTLHIPTEVLIQDY; from the coding sequence ATGAATATAAAACCAATTAGAAACGAAGAAGATTATCAGAATGCTCTTCAAAGACTTGATGAAATTTTTGATGCAAAAAAAGGTACAGAAGAAGGTGACGAACTGGAAATATTAATTATTCTCGTTGACAATTATGAGAATGAACATTTTCCGATTGGAATGCCCGATCCGATAGAAGCTATTAAATTCAGAATGGAACAAATGGGAATGAAGCAAAAAGACTTAGCAGAAGTTTTTGGTTTCAAAAGTAGAGTTAGTGAAATTTTAAATAAGAAAAGAAAACTGACTTTAGAAATGGTAAGAAAATTAAATACTACGCTACATATTCCAACAGAGGTTTTAATCCAAGATTATTAA
- a CDS encoding type II toxin-antitoxin system HigB family toxin, with protein MRIIAKRTLRDFWTKHADSEQQLKAWYRETEKTEWKNINDLRNDYPSASILQDNRIVFNIKGNNYRLIVKFNFEYQVCYIRFIGTHAEYDKIDANNI; from the coding sequence GTGAGAATTATTGCAAAACGAACCTTACGTGATTTTTGGACAAAACACGCTGATAGTGAACAACAATTAAAAGCCTGGTATCGAGAAACGGAAAAAACAGAATGGAAAAATATCAATGATCTAAGGAATGATTATCCCAGCGCAAGTATTTTACAAGACAATAGAATTGTTTTTAATATTAAGGGAAACAACTATAGATTAATTGTAAAATTCAATTTTGAATATCAAGTTTGCTATATAAGATTTATTGGAACTCACGCGGAATATGATAAGATAGACGCTAATAATATTTAA
- a CDS encoding ATP-grasp domain-containing protein — MTKKKNIAILFQAQKPPIQKGIQKPMKPGGYSDSGADIAYSLKNKDLPIITPVENPDLKNDYDWVFPDTKNGIQSALDKGATIFWLNTVLFKDHPIETFFDGKIEIVGQQPKDADLYDDKWRTNQLLKEQKLPIPRAKIFSKKNLKNNSFDFTFPIVTKPIRGRGSQGVHVAQNQKELFQLINELIDSDKYGKEVYIEEYLSGQEITITVMPPGKYLLQNKEERIHSYWSLPAIKRFNHHNGIAPYNGTVAIIENSSILSDSEQQKDEIILISEQCEKAAKIIKAKAPIRIDCRANDNGDYFIFDLNMKPNMTGPSRSHRKDQDSLTSLAARKIGWNYEDLLINLLEQKWTTPAANNG, encoded by the coding sequence ATGACAAAAAAGAAAAATATTGCAATTTTGTTTCAAGCACAGAAACCACCTATTCAAAAAGGAATTCAAAAACCAATGAAACCAGGTGGATATTCTGACAGTGGAGCCGATATTGCTTATTCTTTAAAAAATAAGGACTTACCAATAATAACTCCTGTAGAAAATCCTGATTTAAAAAACGATTATGATTGGGTTTTTCCTGATACGAAAAATGGTATCCAATCCGCTTTAGATAAAGGGGCTACTATATTTTGGTTGAATACCGTTTTATTTAAAGATCATCCAATAGAAACTTTTTTTGATGGAAAAATAGAAATAGTTGGACAGCAACCAAAAGATGCGGATTTATACGATGATAAATGGAGGACAAATCAATTATTAAAAGAACAAAAATTGCCAATTCCTAGAGCTAAAATTTTTTCAAAAAAGAACTTAAAAAATAATAGCTTTGATTTCACTTTTCCCATTGTAACCAAACCTATTAGAGGTCGAGGAAGTCAAGGCGTTCACGTTGCCCAAAATCAAAAGGAATTATTTCAATTAATAAACGAGTTAATCGATTCAGATAAATATGGTAAAGAAGTTTATATAGAAGAATATTTATCAGGTCAAGAAATCACAATAACTGTGATGCCTCCAGGAAAATATCTTCTTCAAAATAAGGAAGAAAGAATTCATTCTTATTGGAGTTTGCCGGCTATAAAAAGATTTAATCATCATAATGGTATTGCTCCATATAATGGAACTGTTGCAATTATTGAAAATAGTTCAATTTTAAGCGATAGTGAACAACAAAAAGATGAAATTATATTAATATCAGAACAATGTGAAAAAGCTGCAAAAATCATAAAAGCAAAAGCACCGATTAGAATAGATTGTAGAGCAAATGACAACGGTGATTACTTCATATTTGATTTAAATATGAAACCTAATATGACTGGACCTTCAAGATCACACCGAAAAGATCAAGATAGTTTAACTTCTTTAGCTGCCAGAAAAATTGGTTGGAATTACGAAGACTTATTGATAAATTTATTAGAACAAAAATGGACTACGCCAGCTGCCAACAACGGTTAA